A part of Oncorhynchus masou masou isolate Uvic2021 chromosome 30, UVic_Omas_1.1, whole genome shotgun sequence genomic DNA contains:
- the LOC135522258 gene encoding platelet endothelial aggregation receptor 1-like gives MQSLQTCTVLLVLSVLTGLSWSLNPRDPNVCSLWESFTTSVKESYAHPYDQVTEEPCSEPRTSYRCTRHRITYKTAYRQAVKMDYRLRYQCCPGYYESRDKCVPRCTKECVHGRCVAPDRCQCEGGWRGDDCSSACDDQHWGPGCGQLCKCENGGLCNPVTGTCQCPPGYIGRRCEDPCPPGTFGKGCLQKCQCGTGGSCNKVTGECLCREHFTGTFCEKACPRSRCPLRCPCQNGGICQGKGICACPPGWTGEVCTERCAEGRFGPNCAHECVCHNRGHCDPETGHCQCAEGFTGNRCSEECRVGSYGRDCKGVCDCANGSRCYNIDGGCLCEPGFSGPQCRERMCRHGTYGLQCERTCRCHDTHTLSCHPLKGECTCQPGWAGLYCNETCARGYYGHGCLEPCLCVNGGVCDSVSGDCHCAPGYTGAHCESPCKSGTYGKDCSLECSCSNSVYCSPIDGTCFCKEGWRGRYCSMPCSKGTWGPGCNATCQCANGALCNPADGSCTCSPGWQGPLCDQPCPMGTFGPGCLKRCDCLNADGCQGASGQCQCLPGWTGARCAQTCSEDTWGRHCNQSCFCQNSATCLPHSGACVCLPGYWGPTCQQMCSAGVYGDQCSITCPSCAHSSSCHHVTGQCVCTPGYTGALCEQACPVGLYGKQCTGVCRCAHNSSCHHQDGSCLCPPGWTGPDCTLQCHHGMFGLNCAQVCSCPPNFYCDPQTGECVCESGPGIDCKKERFVSMMVPVSPGERDSWGAIAGIGVLVMLVVLLLALLLLYRRRQKDKQANTPTVSFSTSRTVNSEYAIPDVPHSYHHYYNPSYHTLTWSRPPLPHVPNNQDRTIKNTNNQLFCDVKNMERERGLFGVESNATLPADWKHHEARKEPGAFSIDRSYSYSASLGKYYNKVTELKDTVVAASSSSLNSENPYATIKDLPGLPFVPPESSYMEMRTTMPHERSYTEISSPPFSTATLRRERSSLGQVPEQEPHNHYDLPVNSHIPGHYDLPPVRRPPSPVRRRLPQ, from the exons ATGCAGTCACTGCAGACCTGTACCGTGCTGCTGGTTCTGAGCGTTCTGACTGGCCTGTCCTGGTCTCTGAACCCCAGGGACCCCAACGTGTGTAGCCTATGGGAGAG CTTCACAACCTCAGTGAAGGAGTCATATGCCCACCCTTATGACCAGGTGACAGAGGAACCTTGCTCTGAGCCACGCACCTCCTACAGATGCACACGTCACAG GATCACCTATAAGACAGCATACAGACAGGCGGTGAAGATGGACTACCGCCTAAGGTACCAGTGTTGCCCTGGCTACTACGAGAGCAGAGACAAATGTGTCC CCCGCTGTACTAAGGAGTGTGTCCATGGGAGATGTGTTGCTCCAGACCGCTGCCAGTGTGAGGGAGGCTGGCGTGGCGACGACTGCTCCAGTG CCTGCGATGACCAACACTGGGGTCCAGGTTGTGGTCAGCTGTGTAAGTGTGAGAACGGTGGCCTGTGCAATCCTGTGACCGGTACCTGCCAGTGTCCTCCAGGCTACATTGGGCGCCGCTGCGAGGACCCCTGCCCACCAGGCACCTTTGGCAAGGGCTGTCTTCAGAAGTGCCAGTGTGGAACTGGGGGATCCTGCAATAAAGTGACCGGAGAGTGCCTGTGTCGAGAACATTTCACTGGGACATT CTGTGAGAAGGCATGCCCAAGGAGTCGATGCCCGCTGCGATGCCCGTGCCAGAATGGGGGAATCTGCCAGGGGAAGGGAATCTGTGCGTGCCCCCCTGGTTGGACG ggTGAGGTGTGTACAGAGCGCTGTGCAGAGGGCAGGTTTGGTCCTAACTGTGCCCACGAGTGTGTGTGTCACAACCGGGGCCACTGCGACCCTGAGACAGGCCATTGCCAGTGTGCTGAAGGCTTCACtggaaacag GTGCAGCGAGGAGTGCCGGGTGGGTAGTTACGGGCGGGACTGTAAGGGTGTGTGCGACTGTGCCAACGGGTCTCGCTGCTATAACATAGATGGAGGCTGTCTGTGTGAGCCTGGCTTCAGTGGACCCCAGTGCAGAGAGAGGATGTGTAGGCACGGCACCTATGGCCTTCAATGTGAACGCACCTGCCGCtgccacgacacacacacactcag CTGTCACCCACTGAAAGGCGAGTGCACATGCCAGCCAGGCTGGGCGGGGCTTTACTGCAACGAGACTTGCGCCCGTGGTTACTACGGCCATGGTTGCCTGGAGCCCTGCCTGTGTGTCAACGGAGGGGTGTGTGACAGTGTGAGCGGGGACTGCCACTGTGCCCCTGGGTACACG GGTGCTCACTGTGAGAGTCCCTGTAAGAGTGGTACCTATGGGAAGGACTGTTCTCTGGAGTGCTCCTGTTCCAACTCAGTGTACTGCTCTCCCATTGATGGGACCTGCTTCTGCAAAGAGG gctgGCGAGGGCGGTACTGCTCCATGCCCTGTTCTAAGGGCACCTGGGGCCCGGGTTGCAACGCCACGTGCCAGTGTGCCAATGGGGCATTGTGTAACCCAGCAGACGGATCCTGCACTTGCTCTCCAGGCTGGCAGGGGCCCCTGTGCGACCAACCATGTCCC ATGGGCACGTTCGGGCCAGGCTGCCTGAAGAGGTGTGACTGCCTAAACGCAGATGGCTGCCAGGGTGCCAGCGGGCAGTGCCAGTGTCTGCCAGGGTGGACTG GTGCCCGCTGTGCCCAGACATGCTCAGAGGATACATGGGGACGTCACTGTAACCAGAGCTGCTTCTGTCAGAACAGTGCCACATGTCTGCCACACAGCGGTGCCTGCGTTTGTCTCCCTGGTTACTGGGGACCCACCTGTCAACAAA tgtgCAGTGCAGGTGTGTATGGTGACCAGTGCAGTATAACATGCCCGTCCTGtgcccactcctcctcctgccaccATGTCacaggccagtgtgtgtgtacccccGGGTACACTGGAGCCCTTTGTGAACAAG CCTGTCCAGTGGGTCTCTATGGTAAGCAATGTACTGGAGTGTGTAGATGTGCCCACAACTCATCGTGCCACCATCAGGATGGGTCCTGCCTCTGCCCCCCAGGATGGACAGGCCCTGACTGTACTCTAC AATGCCACCATGGGATGTTTGGCCTTAACTGTGCCCAAGTCTGCTCCTGCCCACCCAACTTCTACTGCGACCCACAgacaggagagtgtgtgtgtgaatcaggACCAGGGATCGACTGCAAAAAAG AACGCTTTGTGAGTATGATGGTGCCCGTGTCCCCGGGGGAGAGGGACTCGTGGGGGGCCATCGCAGGCATCGGAGTGCTGGTCATGctggtggtgctgctgctggCCCTGCTACTGCTCTACCGCCGCCGGCAGAAAGACAAGCAAGCCAACACACCAAcagtctccttctccacctcacGCACCGTCAACTCCGAATACGCAATACCAG ATGTTCCTCAcagctaccaccactactacaaccccAGCTATCACACATTGACTTGGAGCAGACCCCCTCTACCACACGTCCCCAACAACCAGGACCGTACCATCAAG AACACCAATAACCAGCTCTTCTGTGATGTGAagaacatggagagggagagaggcctgttcGGGGTGGAGAGCAATGCCACTTTGCCTGCAGACTGGAAACACCATGAGGCTCGCAAAGAACCAG GAGCTTTCAGCATTGACCGCAGTTATAGCTACAGTGCCAGCCTTGGGAAATATTACAACAAAG TGACCGAACTAAAGGACACTGTGGTGGCAGCTAGCAGCAGTTCTCTGAACAGTGAGAACCCCTACGCCACCATTAAAGACCTGCCCGGCCTGCCCTTCGTCCCTCCTGAGAGCAGCTACATGGAGATGAGGACGACCATGCCCCATGAGAGGTCCTACACCGAGATCAGCTCTCCACCATTCAGCACAGCAACATTACGCAGAG AGCGTAGTTCCCTTGGGCAGGTCCCAGAGCAGGAGCCCCATAATCACTATGACCTACCTGTGAACAGCCACATCCCAGGACACTATGACCTGCCACCTGTCCGACGCCCACCCTCTCCCGTACGCAGGAGACTGCCCCAATGA